In Bradyrhizobium sp. WD16, the genomic stretch CCGGCGATATCCCAGCTCGACCGGTTCCAGCCACCGCCGCCGTTGATGCCGAGATAGAAGCCGCTCCAATTATAGAGCGGGGAGACGATCGGCGGCGGCGCCTTGGTATAGGGCCGGGCCGCAAGATCCGCCGCCGAGGCAGGCAGCGCCCCAGCCACCAGCACGCCAACAATCGCCAAAAGTGTCTTCTTCATGGGAAGCCCCCTCAATTGTGCCGTTCGATCCAGCGAATCCGATCACGCGACCGGGTTCTGATGAGGTGAATATAAACACATTCCCGACCTTTGGATGTCGCCGAACTGCAACAGTGACGCACATCTTAGGTTGTATTTTTGCCTATCACTATACCGCAGAGGATCGGGCTACCGCTGCACTAGTGTGGTGTCTCGCAATTGCCTACCGCCTTTGCGGCAAGCCTCTCGTAGGCAAGGCCACCCCTCCCGGCCATGCCTCGAACGCGCAAGAGATATGAAACGAGTTCCACGCCGCCCGGCCGATCTTGATCGCGACGCCGGCCAATTCAGCCGGCGTCGCGATCAATGCGAGAGCGAGGTGCCGAGGGCGCTGAAGCACGCACGCATCTGCTGCAGTTGCGAGAAAGGAAAGCGAAAAGCCCGCGCGAGCGTCAAGGCGCCACAGGGGCGAGACGCCCGGCAGGGATCGCGCGCCGAACGCAAAATGAAAAGCCGCAGGCAATCCGCCTTGTGCGGCGCAGAGCAAGTTCAGCCCGCGACCACTGCCTTGCAGGCCTTGATGCAGTCGGCGCAGGAGTCGGCGCAGGCCCGGCACTCGGCATGATGGTCCTGGTGCTTGCGGCACTCGGCCTCGCAGTCGCCGCAAACATCGATGCAGAACTTCGCCAGATCCTTGAGACGCGCAGCATCCTGCGCGGCGAAGCGCGCCAGCGCTGTGCAGATCGGCAGCATGGCCGAAACCGTACGGACGCAATTCTTCAGTGAGGTGTCCCCGGCGCCGAGCAGCGCGTAGCAGTGGTTGAGACACACTTCGCCCTTGTTGACGCAGGCCAGCGCAGCGTCGACGAGCCCGCGGCGCGGCGCGGGAGCCGCCTGCGGCGCGCTGCCGTGATGGTCGTGGTTGCTGTCGCCCGCCGCGGCCTCCGTGCCCACCATCGCGCCGGCCAGCGCCGCAGCCGCCCCCGCCAGCAGGCCGACGACTTGCCGCCGCGACGCATCTTCAGAAGAATATTCCATGCCCTTCCCCCAGCGAAAGAAAAACGCGCCGCAACAACACGGCGCGACAGTTGAAACCTAGGCGAAGCGTCGCATTGACTCAAGTCGCGCGCTCAGATGCGCCGGCTCGCCGCCTA encodes the following:
- a CDS encoding four-helix bundle copper-binding protein — protein: MEYSSEDASRRQVVGLLAGAAAALAGAMVGTEAAAGDSNHDHHGSAPQAAPAPRRGLVDAALACVNKGEVCLNHCYALLGAGDTSLKNCVRTVSAMLPICTALARFAAQDAARLKDLAKFCIDVCGDCEAECRKHQDHHAECRACADSCADCIKACKAVVAG